A window from Candidatus Nitrospira neomarina encodes these proteins:
- a CDS encoding metallophosphoesterase family protein, whose translation MIGIISDTHGLVRPQVIAALTGAKLIIHAGDIGSPEVLKTLEAIAPVIAVRGNNDQDPWAAQIPLTNVVEHQSYVLYVVHELDHLDLDPVAAEFSAVIFGHSHRASAERRKGVLYLNPGSAGPRRFTLPISVARLHLTETGLTPEIIEITK comes from the coding sequence ATGATCGGGATTATTTCTGATACGCATGGGCTGGTGCGCCCTCAAGTGATTGCAGCTTTGACCGGTGCGAAATTGATTATCCACGCCGGAGACATCGGAAGCCCTGAGGTCCTGAAGACACTGGAGGCGATCGCTCCGGTGATCGCCGTTCGTGGGAATAATGATCAGGACCCTTGGGCTGCGCAGATTCCCCTAACGAATGTCGTCGAACATCAATCGTATGTTTTATATGTTGTGCATGAACTGGATCACTTGGATTTAGATCCGGTTGCCGCCGAATTTTCTGCGGTCATTTTTGGGCATTCCCATCGTGCCTCTGCCGAGAGACGCAAGGGAGTACTCTACCTCAATCCTGGCAGTGCCGGCCCTCGTCGATTTACTCTCCCGATTTCCGTGGCGCGTCTTCATTTGACTGAAACCGGCCTTACACCTGAAATCATTGAGATTACCAAATAA
- the trpA gene encoding tryptophan synthase subunit alpha: MSNRIQATFAQLHSKGKKALIPYIMAGDPTLAMTESLVLALEQGGADLIELGVPFSDPIADGPVIQQAAERALHSGTTLKNILATVANLRKTTSIPLILMTYYNSLMAMGIKDFCANAVDAGVDGLIVPDLPPEESDLLYHATQAAGGPVSIFLLAPTSTAERRRAVIKRSHGFIYYVSLTGITGAKLTDLSLVRQSVQQLQRASRKPVAVGFGIASPEQAREVGQFADGVIVGSALVRYINEHHSAQTFLTDIQGMAQQWKSVL, encoded by the coding sequence ATGAGCAATCGCATTCAAGCCACATTTGCACAACTCCACTCCAAGGGTAAAAAAGCCCTTATCCCATACATTATGGCTGGCGATCCGACCTTAGCAATGACGGAATCTCTTGTATTAGCGTTGGAACAGGGTGGTGCCGACCTGATCGAATTGGGTGTGCCATTTTCGGATCCTATCGCCGATGGTCCGGTGATTCAACAAGCAGCAGAAAGGGCCCTGCACTCTGGGACAACTCTTAAAAATATCCTTGCCACTGTCGCCAACCTGAGAAAAACAACATCTATTCCCCTTATTTTGATGACCTATTACAACAGCCTCATGGCGATGGGGATTAAGGATTTTTGTGCCAATGCCGTTGACGCGGGCGTCGATGGACTCATCGTGCCGGATTTGCCTCCGGAGGAATCTGACCTTCTTTATCATGCCACTCAAGCGGCGGGAGGACCGGTGAGTATTTTCCTGCTTGCTCCCACCAGCACGGCGGAACGACGACGTGCAGTGATCAAGCGATCACATGGCTTTATCTATTATGTCTCTCTTACCGGCATTACCGGTGCAAAGCTGACCGATCTCAGTCTGGTGCGCCAAAGCGTCCAACAGCTTCAACGAGCCTCACGGAAACCTGTGGCAGTGGGATTTGGAATTGCCTCCCCCGAGCAAGCCAGAGAAGTTGGACAATTTGCGGATGGGGTCATTGTTGGAAGTGCCCTGGTTCGATACATTAATGAACACCATTCCGCCCAGACTTTTCTCACCGATATCCAGGGCATGGCACAACAATGGAAATCGGTTCTCTAG
- the trpB gene encoding tryptophan synthase subunit beta — protein sequence MAIIPDKRGRFGQFGGKYAPEILMPAIHELEQAYRTAKKSRPFQQEFLNCLKQFVGRPTSLFFAERLTKTLGGAKIYLKREDLCHTGAHKINNTVGQALLTRRMKKKRVIAETGAGQHGVAVATVAAMFGLEAEIYMGTEDMERQALNVFRMRLLGSKVTGVSSGSRTLKDAISEAMRDWTTNVSTTHYLLGSVLGPHPYPMMVRDFQSVIGRETRKQILALEGRLPHCLVACVGGGSNSIGLFYPFVKDTQVKMVGVEAGGHGIESGKHAARFAGGIPGVLHGTMTYLLQNEDGQVNPTHSVSAGLDYPAVGPEHSYYHDSGRIQYTSATDAEALAAFDLLAKEEGIIPALESAHAVAEVVKLAPTMKKSQILIMNLSGRGDKDVQQLAKMRGIPL from the coding sequence ATGGCAATCATACCTGATAAACGCGGGCGCTTCGGGCAATTCGGAGGCAAGTATGCTCCGGAAATCCTGATGCCCGCCATTCATGAATTGGAACAGGCGTATCGTACGGCGAAGAAAAGCCGGCCCTTCCAGCAGGAATTTCTGAATTGCCTGAAACAATTTGTCGGTCGTCCCACTTCCCTTTTCTTCGCCGAACGTCTCACCAAAACACTTGGTGGAGCCAAGATTTACCTCAAACGAGAAGACCTGTGTCATACCGGTGCCCACAAGATCAACAATACCGTCGGGCAGGCCTTGCTCACCAGACGAATGAAAAAGAAACGTGTCATTGCTGAAACCGGTGCCGGACAACATGGCGTAGCGGTGGCGACTGTAGCGGCCATGTTCGGTCTGGAGGCCGAAATTTACATGGGCACCGAGGATATGGAACGACAGGCATTGAATGTCTTTCGAATGCGGTTACTTGGATCAAAAGTGACGGGGGTGAGTTCTGGAAGTCGCACACTCAAGGATGCCATCAGTGAGGCGATGCGTGACTGGACCACCAATGTAAGCACGACTCACTATTTGCTTGGATCGGTCCTGGGCCCCCATCCCTACCCCATGATGGTACGGGATTTTCAATCCGTGATTGGTCGAGAAACCCGGAAGCAAATCCTTGCACTGGAAGGTCGGTTGCCTCACTGTCTTGTCGCCTGTGTCGGCGGTGGCAGCAATAGCATTGGATTATTCTATCCGTTCGTCAAAGATACTCAAGTCAAGATGGTCGGCGTGGAAGCCGGTGGGCACGGGATAGAAAGCGGGAAACATGCCGCGCGCTTTGCAGGAGGAATACCCGGCGTTTTACATGGCACGATGACCTATCTTCTCCAGAATGAGGACGGTCAAGTCAATCCCACACATTCAGTGTCTGCCGGATTGGATTATCCGGCAGTCGGTCCTGAACACAGTTACTATCATGATTCCGGACGAATCCAGTACACCTCCGCAACGGATGCTGAGGCCTTAGCCGCGTTCGACTTACTCGCTAAGGAAGAAGGCATCATTCCCGCATTAGAAAGTGCCCATGCAGTTGCAGAAGTCGTCAAGCTGGCGCCCACGATGAAAAAGTCACAGATCTTAATCATGAATCTCTCCGGGCGCGGAGATAAAGATGTTCAACAATTAGCCAAAATGCGCGGAATTCCTCTCTAG
- a CDS encoding phosphoribosylanthranilate isomerase, with amino-acid sequence MATKIKICGITNQKDAEFAVQEGADALGFVFYAQSPRYVQPATAQHIIASLPPFVVTVGVFVNHDLDMVKRVFDDCGLSLAQLHGDESPGFCESLQRPVLRAIRLRDRSSYLALAEWKGRIGVRGFIIDAFSPTAYGGTGHTTDWSLAGEVANAVPMLLAGGLTPENVQEAICQVQPYGVDVSSGVEQSPGRKDPSKIRDFIQSVRLVC; translated from the coding sequence ATGGCCACAAAAATAAAAATTTGCGGCATTACGAATCAGAAAGATGCCGAATTCGCAGTACAGGAAGGGGCCGACGCGTTGGGTTTTGTGTTTTACGCCCAAAGCCCTCGATATGTCCAACCTGCGACCGCCCAACATATCATTGCCAGCCTTCCCCCTTTTGTGGTGACAGTGGGTGTCTTCGTCAATCACGATCTCGATATGGTGAAGCGCGTATTTGATGACTGCGGATTGAGTCTGGCACAACTTCACGGTGACGAATCTCCCGGTTTTTGTGAATCGCTACAGCGTCCAGTGCTACGCGCCATTCGGCTCAGGGATAGAAGCAGCTATCTCGCATTGGCAGAATGGAAAGGACGGATAGGCGTGAGAGGATTTATCATTGATGCCTTTTCTCCTACCGCGTACGGAGGAACCGGGCACACGACCGATTGGTCACTTGCGGGCGAAGTAGCCAACGCCGTTCCCATGCTGTTGGCAGGAGGATTAACTCCTGAAAATGTTCAAGAAGCCATTTGCCAAGTGCAACCCTATGGGGTCGATGTGAGTAGCGGTGTGGAACAGAGTCCTGGGCGAAAAGATCCGTCCAAAATTCGGGATTTTATCCAATCGGTTCGTCTTGTGTGTTAG
- the trpC gene encoding indole-3-glycerol phosphate synthase TrpC produces MILSRILEHKKAELRRKQSRGYLAELKGRIVDRTRPLGFIQALEAGRTSTAPALIAEVKKASPSQGLMRPEFHDQFEPVTIASQYRDHGASALSVLTDQDFFQGNLEYLHNVKEAVHLPTLNKEFMVEEIQFYEARAYGADCVLLIAAALDRFQLEDFFTVAQELSLDVLIEVHNERELDTVLERVPLARLIGINNRDLKTFQTDLSVTERLAKRMPADTLIVSESGIHNRDHVMRVLEAGAKAMLIGESLLRADSIQAKIQELLHPPPSPKQEASTTRWV; encoded by the coding sequence ATGATTCTTTCGCGTATTCTCGAACATAAAAAAGCCGAATTGCGTCGAAAACAGAGTCGGGGGTATCTGGCTGAACTCAAGGGCCGCATTGTTGATCGAACTCGACCTCTGGGTTTTATTCAAGCATTAGAGGCAGGGCGGACGTCAACAGCTCCGGCATTAATTGCCGAAGTCAAAAAAGCTTCACCCAGTCAGGGCCTGATGCGACCGGAATTTCACGATCAATTTGAGCCGGTGACCATCGCATCGCAATATCGAGATCATGGAGCAAGTGCCCTGTCCGTCCTCACCGATCAGGATTTCTTTCAGGGGAACTTGGAGTATTTGCACAATGTCAAAGAGGCGGTTCACCTTCCTACGCTCAATAAAGAATTTATGGTTGAGGAAATTCAGTTTTATGAAGCGCGGGCTTATGGAGCGGACTGTGTGTTGCTGATTGCGGCCGCATTGGATCGATTCCAGCTTGAAGACTTTTTTACCGTTGCGCAAGAGTTGTCACTTGATGTGCTCATTGAAGTCCATAATGAACGGGAATTGGATACCGTCCTTGAACGGGTGCCCTTGGCCAGACTTATCGGCATCAACAACCGGGATCTCAAAACCTTTCAAACTGATTTGAGTGTCACCGAGCGGCTGGCCAAACGTATGCCGGCAGACACACTAATTGTCAGTGAAAGTGGTATCCACAACCGTGACCATGTTATGCGGGTACTGGAAGCCGGAGCCAAAGCCATGTTGATCGGTGAGTCGTTATTGCGCGCAGATTCGATTCAAGCCAAAATTCAGGAATTACTACATCCCCCTCCATCTCCGAAACAAGAAGCATCCACCACTCGTTGGGTTTAG
- the trpD gene encoding anthranilate phosphoribosyltransferase: MPLLKDHIAKLAEGLDLSELEAEEAMREIMQGGATEAQIAAYLMGLRIKGETIDEITGSVRAMRERAIRIPIADPQVVDTCGTGGDKSHTFNISTAAAFVVAGGGMTVAKHGNRSVSSQSGSADVLAALGVNIDLSPEKVADCINEIGIGFLFAPLYHGAMKHCAKPRSELGIRTLMNIMGPLANPARATIQILGVYDQALTEKLAQVLVRLGTQHCFVLHGMDGLDEISLTSRTGIAEGKKGRVLSYSIGPEDFGLHPVTPKELLGGNPEDNAQIIRDIFRGRKGPKRDIVLMNAAPAFIACQKATSLKEGYEEAGRVVDNGAAFEKLDKLISLTKKLAA, from the coding sequence ATGCCTCTACTCAAAGACCACATCGCCAAATTAGCCGAGGGCCTCGACCTCTCAGAACTCGAAGCGGAGGAAGCCATGCGGGAAATCATGCAGGGAGGAGCCACTGAGGCTCAAATTGCAGCCTATTTAATGGGGTTACGCATAAAAGGCGAAACGATAGATGAAATCACCGGATCAGTGCGAGCCATGCGCGAGCGGGCAATTCGGATCCCAATTGCCGATCCTCAGGTGGTGGATACATGTGGAACCGGTGGGGACAAAAGCCACACGTTCAATATCTCGACGGCTGCCGCCTTTGTCGTAGCTGGAGGAGGGATGACGGTCGCCAAGCATGGAAATCGCTCCGTGTCCTCTCAATCAGGGAGTGCAGACGTGTTGGCCGCCCTTGGGGTGAATATCGATTTGTCTCCTGAAAAGGTTGCCGATTGCATCAATGAAATTGGCATTGGGTTTCTCTTCGCACCGCTGTATCACGGAGCGATGAAGCATTGCGCCAAACCTCGGTCGGAATTGGGGATCCGTACCTTGATGAATATCATGGGACCGCTAGCCAATCCCGCACGGGCTACGATTCAGATTTTGGGAGTGTATGATCAAGCCCTCACCGAAAAGTTGGCTCAGGTTCTAGTAAGGTTGGGCACACAGCATTGCTTTGTCCTTCATGGGATGGACGGTTTGGATGAAATTTCATTAACCAGTCGCACAGGGATTGCTGAAGGAAAAAAAGGACGAGTACTGAGCTATTCCATCGGGCCGGAAGATTTCGGTCTTCACCCGGTTACACCCAAAGAACTGTTGGGAGGAAACCCGGAAGACAATGCCCAGATCATTCGCGATATTTTTCGAGGACGAAAGGGTCCCAAACGGGATATTGTGTTGATGAATGCCGCACCGGCCTTTATCGCCTGCCAGAAAGCGACCTCGCTGAAAGAAGGATATGAAGAAGCCGGTCGTGTGGTGGACAATGGGGCCGCATTTGAAAAGTTGGACAAACTCATTTCCCTGACCAAAAAGTTGGCGGCATGA
- a CDS encoding anthranilate synthase component II: protein MILVIDNYDSFTYNLVQYLGELGADLKIFRNDALTIDDIHRLSPERILISPGPCTPNEAGVSVAIIKHFAGRLPLFGVCLGHQSLAYAFGGQIIRAPRLMHGKTSMIHHDGKTIFEGLPNPFEATRYHSLIVKRETLPTDFEISAETVEGEIMGLRHTSTGAEGVQFHPESILTSSGMDLLRNFLLLPVCSSTDH, encoded by the coding sequence ATGATCCTGGTCATCGACAATTACGATTCGTTTACCTACAATCTTGTCCAATATCTTGGAGAGTTGGGAGCCGATCTCAAGATTTTTCGAAATGATGCCCTCACCATCGATGACATTCACCGCCTGTCGCCTGAGCGGATATTAATATCCCCCGGCCCCTGTACGCCAAACGAGGCGGGCGTTTCTGTTGCCATCATCAAGCACTTTGCCGGCCGTCTTCCGCTATTTGGTGTCTGTCTCGGGCATCAATCTCTGGCCTATGCTTTTGGAGGTCAAATTATTCGAGCCCCCAGACTTATGCACGGGAAAACCTCCATGATCCATCATGACGGAAAAACAATTTTTGAAGGCCTCCCGAATCCTTTTGAAGCCACCCGATATCATTCCTTAATCGTCAAGCGTGAAACCTTACCCACGGACTTTGAAATATCAGCCGAAACTGTGGAAGGGGAAATCATGGGACTTCGACATACCTCAACCGGAGCGGAAGGCGTGCAATTTCATCCTGAGTCGATTCTCACCTCGTCAGGGATGGACCTTTTGCGGAATTTTTTATTATTACCCGTTTGCTCTTCAACCGACCACTAA
- the trpE gene encoding anthranilate synthase component I yields the protein MKNAYYSVSFEEFCQFASQGNLVPLYREILADFETPVSAFSKINTGPNAFLFESIEGGENWARYSFLGSHPSVMLWEENGEVVTQKGRKQHRVPLQGNPLDHIQNTMAEYLPVVVPGLPRFVGGAVGYLGYDVVKSFEPVPSRAKPGIKTPLFAFCITDTLLIFDNVAHTLKVVANAHITSAKKTQLRQIYQDAIKRIESIIAKLHKPSRRPTASIRRAPLKFQSNLSPEDFEKMVLRTKEYIQAGDIIQGVMSQRWQTTIHTDPLEIYRALRVLNPSPYMFYLRIAGIELVGSSPEILVRCEEGNIVVRPIAGTRPRGQTPQADNALEQDLLSDHKELAEHVMLVDLGRNDVGRVAKTGTVKVERFKKVERYSHVMHIVSQVKGELDPRYTAYDVMKACFPAGTVSGAPKIRAMQIIEELEPTRRGPYAGAVGYFSFSGNMDTCINIRTVVVQGQKAYIQAGAGIVADSDPTREYEETRTKAGAMMRAIEMAEHGLA from the coding sequence ATGAAAAATGCTTATTATTCAGTGAGTTTTGAGGAATTCTGCCAATTCGCCTCACAAGGAAACCTCGTCCCCCTTTATCGAGAAATTCTGGCGGATTTCGAGACCCCTGTATCCGCATTTTCCAAAATTAATACGGGACCCAATGCCTTTTTATTTGAAAGTATCGAAGGGGGAGAAAACTGGGCAAGATATTCCTTCCTGGGGAGTCACCCTTCCGTTATGTTGTGGGAGGAGAACGGCGAAGTGGTCACCCAAAAAGGCCGGAAACAGCACCGCGTCCCGCTGCAGGGCAACCCCTTGGACCATATTCAGAATACCATGGCAGAGTATCTTCCGGTTGTCGTTCCCGGTTTGCCCCGATTTGTTGGTGGTGCCGTGGGTTATTTGGGTTATGACGTGGTCAAGTCTTTTGAGCCGGTTCCGTCTCGAGCGAAACCCGGGATTAAAACTCCCCTCTTTGCGTTTTGCATTACGGACACCTTACTCATTTTTGACAATGTCGCCCATACCCTCAAAGTCGTGGCCAATGCCCATATTACTTCTGCAAAGAAGACCCAACTTCGCCAGATCTATCAAGACGCTATCAAGCGGATTGAATCAATCATTGCCAAACTTCATAAACCAAGCCGGCGACCTACGGCCTCGATTCGACGTGCACCCCTCAAATTTCAATCCAACCTGTCTCCTGAGGACTTTGAAAAAATGGTGCTTCGAACCAAGGAATATATTCAGGCTGGGGATATCATCCAGGGTGTCATGTCTCAACGCTGGCAAACCACCATCCACACTGATCCCCTGGAGATTTATCGAGCCTTGAGGGTGCTCAATCCCTCACCCTACATGTTCTATTTACGCATTGCCGGCATCGAACTCGTGGGATCTTCTCCGGAAATCCTTGTGCGATGCGAAGAAGGCAACATTGTGGTGCGACCCATTGCCGGAACCCGTCCCCGTGGCCAGACGCCGCAAGCTGACAACGCATTGGAACAGGATCTCTTATCCGATCACAAAGAATTAGCCGAACATGTCATGTTGGTAGATCTAGGCCGCAATGATGTGGGCCGAGTGGCCAAAACCGGAACAGTCAAAGTTGAACGGTTCAAGAAAGTCGAACGGTATTCCCATGTCATGCACATTGTGTCTCAAGTCAAAGGAGAATTAGATCCGCGATACACCGCCTATGATGTTATGAAGGCGTGTTTTCCGGCCGGGACCGTGTCCGGTGCGCCGAAAATCCGAGCCATGCAAATTATTGAGGAATTGGAACCCACTCGTCGGGGACCTTATGCGGGAGCGGTCGGGTATTTTAGTTTTTCCGGGAATATGGATACCTGTATCAACATTCGTACGGTCGTCGTTCAAGGACAAAAGGCCTATATTCAGGCCGGTGCCGGAATTGTCGCCGATTCTGACCCTACCCGTGAATATGAAGAAACTCGAACAAAAGCCGGCGCCATGATGAGAGCCATTGAAATGGCCGAACATGGTCTAGCGTAA
- a CDS encoding LysM peptidoglycan-binding domain-containing protein yields the protein MNLRGGTRNMVQPLFGGHQGDPQSSGWFGYLKIAAGVLVCSGVLTGCVSTEKFEAEKARALNFQRLLAQEEKRTGELNVKYQDTQRQLGSLESQNRDLNAEMEALRDQLNRSHDELSRVREGGMGKSDDLKLSEPSISEFGLNDLDFKDSDMTKLDSDLNLGDTIPLDSPSMDTMGSLDEGSHIVAKGETLYRISKEYGVSISDLKAWNQLTDNTIHVGQKLIVSGQ from the coding sequence ATGAACCTCAGAGGAGGAACGCGTAATATGGTGCAACCATTGTTCGGGGGACATCAAGGAGATCCCCAATCATCGGGCTGGTTTGGATACCTGAAAATTGCAGCTGGCGTACTGGTCTGTAGCGGAGTCTTGACCGGATGCGTCAGTACAGAAAAGTTCGAAGCCGAGAAGGCACGTGCATTAAATTTCCAAAGGCTTTTAGCGCAAGAAGAAAAACGAACCGGTGAATTAAATGTGAAGTATCAAGACACGCAACGACAACTGGGGTCATTGGAATCGCAAAACCGAGATTTAAATGCCGAAATGGAAGCGTTGCGCGACCAATTGAACCGGTCCCATGACGAACTTTCGCGTGTAAGAGAGGGAGGGATGGGAAAATCAGATGATTTGAAACTTTCCGAACCTTCGATCTCGGAATTTGGGCTGAATGATCTGGACTTTAAAGATTCAGATATGACCAAACTTGATTCGGATTTGAATTTGGGGGACACCATTCCTTTGGATTCACCAAGTATGGATACCATGGGAAGTCTTGATGAAGGGTCACATATTGTCGCTAAAGGCGAGACCCTCTACCGGATTTCCAAAGAGTACGGCGTATCGATCAGTGATCTCAAAGCCTGGAATCAGTTGACGGATAACACCATTCACGTTGGACAAAAGCTTATCGTCAGCGGTCAGTAA
- a CDS encoding AAA family ATPase has translation MTSPFSHSADPSVMHIGQVALRLARPLTQTQAWMGDQEILRQLLACWFIVDERDVPLSPRIIGQPGVGKTTLAMAATQERKQELFIYQCTADTRPEDLLVSPVISEGGTITYQASPLVTAMVTGNVCLLDEGNRMNEKSWASLASLLDHRRSVDSVVAGVQIHAHENFRCCVTMNEDASTYEVPDYILSRLQPTLKVEFPNKEHELAILRYHLPFASAELITLTVNFLQKAHQLDLPFSIRDGMHMVQYAMKRMAQDPHHPVARDPAWREALINVLGEEAQDLDVLAKRRSQTLHGHALPKGLGDFFFEEDHPLHPDQ, from the coding sequence ATGACCTCTCCATTTTCACATTCTGCAGATCCTTCGGTAATGCACATCGGGCAGGTTGCGCTTCGCCTGGCCCGTCCCCTCACACAGACGCAAGCCTGGATGGGCGATCAAGAAATTTTACGTCAGCTTCTCGCCTGTTGGTTTATCGTTGATGAACGAGATGTGCCTTTATCACCCAGAATTATCGGTCAACCGGGTGTGGGGAAGACCACACTCGCCATGGCGGCCACTCAGGAGCGAAAGCAGGAACTTTTCATTTATCAATGTACGGCTGATACCAGGCCGGAAGACCTTCTCGTCTCCCCGGTCATTTCTGAGGGAGGCACGATTACCTATCAAGCCTCTCCTTTAGTCACGGCTATGGTAACCGGCAATGTCTGTCTGCTTGATGAAGGCAACCGGATGAATGAAAAGAGTTGGGCCTCCCTTGCCTCCCTGCTTGATCACCGTCGCTCGGTCGATTCGGTCGTGGCGGGTGTTCAAATTCATGCGCATGAGAATTTTCGATGTTGTGTCACGATGAATGAAGATGCCTCGACCTATGAGGTGCCGGATTATATCCTGTCTCGCCTGCAACCGACGTTGAAAGTTGAATTCCCTAATAAGGAACATGAATTGGCCATTTTGCGGTATCACCTCCCGTTTGCCTCTGCTGAATTAATCACGCTCACGGTGAATTTTCTTCAAAAAGCGCATCAACTGGATCTTCCGTTCTCCATTCGGGACGGGATGCATATGGTGCAATACGCGATGAAACGGATGGCCCAAGACCCTCACCATCCCGTGGCCCGTGATCCGGCTTGGCGGGAGGCTCTGATCAATGTTTTGGGAGAAGAAGCACAAGACCTGGATGTATTAGCGAAACGGCGGTCCCAAACCCTGCACGGGCATGCTCTCCCGAAAGGATTGGGGGATTTTTTCTTTGAAGAGGATCATCCCCTGCACCCTGACCAGTAG
- the ligA gene encoding NAD-dependent DNA ligase LigA, giving the protein MHPNLFENNPDEAGGEDSSKTPQSRAVPHAKVQLKLDKLKHAIRRHDELYYVRSRPEISDAEYDQLFRELQALESQYPDLRTPDSPTQRVGGAPLAQFNKISHEFPLLSLDSEMDEARVLAFDQRVSRELDVQHPSYSAEPKYDGLSVALTYDHGIFIRGATRGNGAIGEDVTHNLRTIRALPLQLKEGGTFPSHMVVRGEVFMKLQDFHTLNRRLTEQGEEPFANPRNASSGTLRQLDPAITATRPLTITCYDFMSSGSIRPSTHYEAVTCLEAWGLPVPQFRRYCPSIQEALEFHREMFERRDFLPFEIDGIVIKIDRFDWQKALGEKSRSPRWAIAFKFPPRKELTKVQEIAMSVGRTGALTPIALLDPVEIGGVTVSRASLHNVEEVARKDVRVGDTVKVERAGDVIPDVVERVPVPGEERGAPFQPPTTCPVCQSHTIQEGPILYCTGQTVCSAQLKGSLEHFASKGALNIEGLGKKTVAQLVDKGFVKDLSDLYTLGIEDLLQLEGFADKSARQLLEEIEKSKEVPFARFLIGLGIRHVGTHIARVLAKNFGSLDNLKTATEEELLQIRDIGPEIAASVTHFFQESRNI; this is encoded by the coding sequence ATGCATCCAAATTTATTCGAGAATAATCCTGACGAGGCAGGAGGAGAGGATTCCTCCAAGACTCCTCAATCTCGTGCTGTGCCACACGCAAAGGTTCAACTGAAGCTTGATAAGTTAAAACATGCCATCCGTCGACATGATGAATTGTATTATGTTCGAAGCCGGCCGGAAATCTCTGATGCTGAATATGACCAACTCTTTCGAGAACTCCAAGCCTTAGAGAGCCAATACCCGGACCTCAGGACACCTGATTCGCCAACCCAGCGGGTCGGGGGTGCGCCACTTGCCCAATTTAATAAAATTAGCCACGAATTTCCTCTTCTTAGCTTGGACTCGGAAATGGATGAAGCACGCGTATTGGCTTTCGATCAGCGGGTTTCCCGGGAATTAGACGTGCAGCATCCGAGCTATTCGGCTGAACCCAAATACGATGGATTATCTGTGGCTCTCACTTACGACCATGGCATATTTATACGAGGTGCGACGAGAGGAAATGGGGCTATAGGGGAGGACGTGACGCACAATCTTCGTACCATTCGTGCCTTGCCATTACAGTTGAAGGAAGGCGGGACTTTTCCCTCCCATATGGTGGTGCGGGGTGAGGTGTTTATGAAGCTCCAGGATTTTCACACATTGAATAGACGCTTAACCGAACAAGGGGAAGAACCCTTTGCCAATCCGCGCAATGCGTCATCCGGAACATTGCGCCAATTGGACCCGGCTATTACCGCGACCCGCCCGCTGACCATCACCTGCTACGATTTCATGAGCTCGGGGTCAATTAGACCAAGCACTCATTATGAAGCGGTCACGTGCCTAGAGGCATGGGGATTACCCGTCCCTCAATTTCGTCGGTACTGCCCCTCCATTCAGGAAGCTCTGGAATTTCATCGGGAAATGTTTGAACGACGGGACTTCCTGCCGTTTGAAATTGACGGTATCGTCATTAAAATTGACCGGTTTGATTGGCAAAAGGCTCTGGGCGAAAAGTCACGCAGTCCCCGATGGGCCATTGCCTTCAAATTTCCTCCGAGAAAGGAACTGACCAAAGTTCAGGAGATTGCCATGTCGGTCGGTCGGACCGGGGCGCTCACTCCCATTGCCCTATTGGACCCGGTAGAAATCGGTGGTGTGACGGTGAGTCGGGCCTCATTGCATAATGTGGAGGAAGTAGCCCGTAAAGATGTCAGGGTGGGTGATACCGTAAAAGTCGAACGGGCAGGGGACGTCATTCCAGATGTGGTGGAACGCGTGCCCGTGCCGGGTGAAGAGCGTGGGGCTCCTTTTCAGCCGCCAACGACCTGTCCGGTATGTCAGTCCCATACTATTCAGGAAGGGCCAATTCTGTACTGTACCGGCCAAACGGTATGTTCAGCGCAACTCAAAGGATCGCTTGAGCATTTTGCGTCAAAAGGGGCCTTGAATATCGAAGGGCTTGGAAAAAAAACGGTAGCACAGTTGGTCGACAAGGGCTTCGTCAAGGATTTATCTGATCTGTACACATTAGGGATTGAGGACCTTCTTCAATTAGAAGGTTTTGCAGACAAATCCGCCAGGCAACTTTTGGAAGAAATCGAAAAAAGTAAGGAGGTTCCCTTCGCGCGGTTTCTGATTGGGCTCGGCATACGTCATGTGGGGACTCATATCGCCAGAGTTTTGGCCAAAAATTTCGGTTCACTCGACAATTTGAAGACGGCTACCGAAGAGGAACTTCTGCAAATCCGTGACATCGGACCAGAAATTGCTGCGAGCGTGACTCATTTTTTTCAAGAATCCCGTAATATTTAA